From a single Candidatus Sulfotelmatobacter sp. genomic region:
- a CDS encoding group I intron-associated PD-(D/E)XK endonuclease, with amino-acid sequence MGEDSKSGKSGDHSLILPWLMAVADPGEKWWRKLRGDPKRLGEVSQAAFLLKARTLGFSVAVPWGDSERYDFVVWAKTGQRMLRVQVKGTGRLRLRGYEVQPVHSTRGWGKKRYTKKDIDVLVGHVQPLDVWYVIPIEAVGRAKSLRFYPDIESRRPMWEKWREAWQVLG; translated from the coding sequence ATGGGTGAGGATTCGAAGTCGGGGAAGAGTGGGGATCACAGTTTGATTTTGCCTTGGTTGATGGCGGTGGCGGATCCGGGGGAGAAGTGGTGGAGGAAGTTGCGGGGGGATCCGAAGCGGTTGGGGGAAGTTTCGCAGGCGGCGTTTTTGCTGAAGGCGCGGACGTTGGGGTTCAGCGTGGCGGTGCCTTGGGGAGACAGCGAGCGCTATGACTTTGTGGTGTGGGCGAAAACAGGGCAGAGAATGTTGCGGGTGCAGGTGAAGGGGACGGGGAGGCTGCGTCTGCGGGGATATGAGGTGCAGCCGGTGCATTCGACGCGGGGGTGGGGGAAGAAGCGGTATACGAAGAAAGATATCGATGTGCTGGTCGGGCATGTACAGCCGCTGGATGTGTGGTATGTGATCCCGATTGAGGCGGTGGGGCGGGCGAAGAGCTTGCGGTTTTATCCGGATATCGAGAGCCGGAGGCCGATGTGGGAGAAGTGGCGCGAGGCGTGGCAGGTGTTGGGGTAG
- a CDS encoding glycoside hydrolase family 16 protein, whose protein sequence is MKHPQKPAALLVLTFTLVLSGYSAAQTQIVWQGHTWNVTNGPMAGVAPGSPSNVTIDSNGYLHLNITNNAGKWTAGELFMVDNLGFGTYQWVVQGNVWSMDPVTVLGLFPYGPANGIGVDGTNEIDIEFSQWDNTCSCNADFTVYPSTGHHHSKSSYNLNFTVSNGTTLTTARMQWSSTSVVFTLMSGNQPIGTTANVLKTATYTSTNTANIPQQPIPVGMNLWAYKTVPATNQSVIIQSFQYMP, encoded by the coding sequence ATGAAGCATCCGCAGAAACCCGCTGCGCTCCTCGTGCTGACTTTCACGCTGGTCCTGTCCGGCTACTCCGCTGCGCAAACTCAAATTGTCTGGCAGGGCCACACCTGGAATGTCACCAACGGCCCCATGGCCGGCGTGGCTCCCGGCAGTCCCAGCAATGTCACCATTGACTCGAACGGATACCTTCATCTGAACATCACCAACAATGCAGGGAAATGGACCGCCGGCGAACTTTTTATGGTAGATAATCTCGGCTTCGGAACCTACCAGTGGGTGGTCCAGGGAAATGTCTGGAGCATGGATCCGGTCACGGTGCTCGGCCTGTTCCCCTACGGACCGGCCAACGGAATCGGAGTTGATGGAACTAACGAAATCGACATTGAATTTTCGCAGTGGGATAACACCTGTTCCTGCAACGCCGACTTCACCGTCTATCCCTCGACCGGTCATCACCATAGTAAGTCGAGTTACAACCTTAATTTCACCGTCAGCAACGGAACGACTCTCACGACCGCGCGTATGCAGTGGAGTTCCACCAGCGTTGTCTTTACTCTGATGAGTGGAAATCAGCCCATCGGAACCACGGCCAATGTTCTGAAAACCGCCACTTATACATCCACGAACACGGCGAACATTCCGCAGCAGCCGATCCCGGTGGGCATGAATCTCTGGGCCTACAAAACCGTGCCTGCTACCAACCAGTCAGTGATCATTCAAAGCTTCCAGTACATGCCGTAA
- a CDS encoding type II toxin-antitoxin system VapC family toxin, translating into MPIASCLVDTNILLRAARRSDPQYEVVNVALAKLVLDATILHYTSQNIAELWNAMTRPADKNGFGLTVAEAEREVRVIEAGMSLLSDSEAIYREWRRIIVRHAVTGVRVHDARLIAAMHVHGVKHILTFNVADFKRYEDITVTHPRDL; encoded by the coding sequence ATGCCCATTGCCTCGTGTTTGGTCGACACGAATATCCTGCTCCGCGCCGCCAGACGTTCCGATCCGCAATATGAAGTGGTTAACGTTGCTCTCGCCAAGCTCGTTCTAGACGCCACAATTCTTCACTACACTTCCCAGAATATTGCTGAACTGTGGAACGCGATGACGCGGCCCGCCGACAAAAATGGCTTTGGATTAACCGTCGCCGAAGCAGAGCGCGAAGTACGGGTGATCGAGGCTGGGATGAGTCTGCTGTCAGATAGCGAGGCGATTTACCGCGAGTGGCGAAGGATCATCGTGCGGCATGCCGTCACCGGTGTTCGCGTTCACGATGCGCGCCTTATCGCGGCGATGCATGTCCACGGTGTGAAACACATTCTCACCTTTAATGTCGCCGACTTCAAGCGATACGAAGACATCACTGTAACGCACCCGCGCGACTTGTAA
- a CDS encoding transposase yields MPANLHRYYGAGYLHFITTSCYQRRPLLGTAQARDLFLEVMEQVRQRHQFVVVGYVVMPEHVHLLFGEPQRGNLSLVLAALKQTFARRLLQNLRRRVDPQDGALWRTPLAEGHVWQHRFYDFVVFTDKKRIEKLRYMHRNPVVRGLVPEPELWPWSSFRHYAYDEAGPVLVNETRRAELTIRKIS; encoded by the coding sequence ATGCCTGCAAATCTTCACCGCTACTATGGTGCGGGATACCTCCACTTCATCACCACGAGTTGCTACCAGCGGCGTCCCCTGCTCGGCACCGCCCAGGCCCGCGATCTTTTCCTTGAAGTCATGGAGCAGGTCCGCCAGCGGCATCAATTTGTCGTGGTGGGTTACGTGGTTATGCCGGAGCATGTCCATCTTCTATTCGGCGAACCACAGCGCGGTAATCTCTCCCTAGTGCTAGCAGCTCTGAAACAAACTTTCGCCCGCCGACTCCTGCAGAATCTTCGCCGCAGGGTCGATCCGCAAGACGGGGCGCTCTGGCGCACGCCCTTGGCGGAGGGACACGTTTGGCAGCACCGCTTTTACGACTTCGTCGTGTTCACCGATAAGAAGCGCATCGAAAAGCTGCGCTACATGCATCGCAATCCTGTGGTGCGCGGGCTCGTTCCCGAACCAGAGCTGTGGCCGTGGAGCAGCTTTCGCCACTACGCCTACGACGAAGCAGGTCCGGTGCTGGTAAACGAAACCCGCAGGGCCGAACTCACCATCCGGAAAATCTCTTGA
- a CDS encoding molybdopterin-dependent oxidoreductase, protein MNKLSRRKFLTAGLATAAGISGVAAAAAVARRYGLIPPDGGGIYGPGETLTYAAQRLITKHSLAREFPRSMISKTPFANELAPFNDAFKRHQATGFAHWRLDVDGMVAHPTSFSLSDIKSLPRSSQITEVVCEEGWSYIAEWIGTPLINVLNAAGALPQARYVVYFSVDPGDWWESIDMADALHPQTLLTYAMNDGDLPIGFGGPLRLRVPRQLGYKSVKFITHLTVTDSQKRFGKGLGGANAEAGYAWYAGI, encoded by the coding sequence ATGAACAAACTATCCCGGCGCAAATTCCTCACCGCCGGTCTCGCCACCGCGGCCGGCATTTCTGGCGTGGCCGCGGCTGCCGCCGTGGCGCGCCGCTATGGACTCATCCCGCCCGATGGCGGCGGCATCTACGGTCCCGGCGAAACGCTCACCTACGCCGCGCAGCGGCTCATCACGAAGCACTCGCTGGCGCGCGAGTTCCCGCGCAGCATGATTTCGAAGACTCCTTTCGCCAACGAACTCGCGCCCTTCAACGATGCCTTCAAACGCCACCAGGCCACGGGATTCGCCCATTGGCGCCTCGACGTCGATGGCATGGTCGCGCATCCCACATCGTTTTCGCTGTCCGACATCAAAAGTCTTCCACGCAGCAGCCAGATCACCGAAGTTGTGTGCGAAGAAGGCTGGTCCTACATCGCCGAGTGGATCGGCACGCCGCTCATCAATGTTCTGAACGCCGCCGGCGCGCTGCCCCAGGCGCGCTACGTAGTTTATTTCTCTGTCGATCCCGGCGACTGGTGGGAGAGCATCGACATGGCCGACGCCCTGCATCCGCAGACTCTTCTCACCTACGCGATGAACGACGGAGATCTTCCCATCGGCTTCGGCGGCCCGCTGCGCCTGCGCGTACCTCGCCAACTCGGCTACAAGAGCGTGAAGTTCATCACGCATCTGACCGTCACCGACTCCCAGAAGCGCTTCGGCAAAGGGCTCGGAGGCGCGAACGCAGAAGCCGGATACGCCTGGTACGCCGGCATCTGA
- a CDS encoding prolyl oligopeptidase family serine peptidase encodes MAGGLRLFLALSSFFLVAAAVLAGDDSQSPSSSASSSSSSPHLPQTPVKPVIDMFHGTKVLDNYRWLENGNSPETQKWVEEENAYTRAILDRLPRRDAIHRRLTELLQIGSVTPPVIAGRHYFYTKREGMQNQPILYVRDGLNGADRVLVDANELAADGTIALDWYQPSDNGKYVAYGTSPSGSEMSTLRIIETKTGTLLPDTIERTRAASIAWKHDNSGFYYTRYPKPGDVPAGQEMYNRHVFYHELGDDPVNDDQPIFGEGRDAEDWPSVQLSNDGKWLLINVSEGWTKSELYLMDLKKGTPPTRITTGKNFLYGADVYDGKLYITTNEDAPRYRVFVADAGDYEREHWKEIIPQSDAVLQGAGVYGGKLFAQYEQNATSQLKLFDLDGKKISDIALPAIGTVFGTTGRWDRDEAFFGFTSFTVPPSIYRVELAPIHIETKPAEPSASAVGMTLLWTKVDAPSIRPDGYSVKQEWFNSKDGTRVPMFVVHKNGLPKNGKNPTLLTAYGGFNVSLTPSFSRTAYLWMEHGGIYAVANLRGGAEFGEDWHRAGMLEKKQNVFDDMIAAAEHLIAEKYTDKNHLAIQGGSNGGLLMGAMITQRPDLFRAVVCQVPLLDMLHYQDFQIAKLWIPEYGTSENAEQFKWLYAYSPYHHVKAGTEYPAVLFMTADTDTRVDPMHAKKMAAEMQAEAKNGTSKTRPILLRIESKAGHGAGKPVTKQIEEYTDVYSFLFWQLGVREASLVGGR; translated from the coding sequence ATGGCAGGAGGGTTGCGTTTGTTCCTCGCTCTTTCTTCTTTCTTCTTAGTCGCTGCTGCGGTATTGGCCGGGGATGATTCCCAGTCGCCGTCCTCTTCGGCATCATCTTCTTCGTCGTCCCCGCACCTTCCTCAAACTCCGGTGAAGCCTGTGATCGATATGTTTCACGGCACCAAGGTGCTCGACAATTATCGCTGGCTGGAGAACGGCAACAGTCCTGAGACACAGAAGTGGGTGGAAGAAGAAAACGCCTACACGCGGGCCATACTTGATCGCCTGCCCCGGCGAGACGCTATTCACCGGCGGCTGACGGAATTGTTGCAGATCGGCAGCGTCACGCCGCCCGTGATTGCGGGACGACATTATTTTTATACCAAGCGCGAGGGGATGCAGAACCAGCCGATTCTTTATGTACGCGATGGACTCAACGGCGCGGATCGCGTTCTGGTCGACGCCAACGAACTCGCCGCCGATGGGACGATTGCGCTTGACTGGTATCAGCCCAGCGACAACGGAAAATATGTTGCCTACGGCACTTCGCCGAGCGGGTCGGAGATGAGCACGCTGCGCATCATCGAAACCAAGACCGGCACGCTGCTGCCCGATACGATTGAACGCACGCGCGCAGCGTCGATCGCGTGGAAGCATGACAATTCCGGCTTTTATTACACGCGTTATCCGAAACCGGGCGATGTTCCCGCCGGCCAGGAGATGTACAACCGCCACGTTTTTTATCACGAACTCGGCGACGATCCTGTTAATGACGATCAGCCGATTTTTGGCGAAGGCCGCGATGCCGAAGACTGGCCCAGCGTGCAACTCTCGAACGATGGCAAATGGCTGCTGATCAATGTTTCCGAGGGGTGGACGAAGTCTGAACTTTATCTGATGGACTTGAAGAAAGGCACGCCGCCCACGCGCATTACGACCGGTAAGAATTTTCTTTACGGCGCCGACGTTTACGACGGGAAGCTCTACATCACTACTAATGAAGACGCGCCGCGTTACCGTGTCTTCGTGGCCGATGCGGGTGATTATGAGCGCGAACACTGGAAGGAAATCATTCCGCAGTCCGATGCTGTGCTGCAAGGGGCCGGAGTTTACGGTGGAAAACTCTTTGCCCAGTACGAGCAGAACGCAACTTCGCAGTTGAAGCTTTTCGATCTCGACGGAAAAAAGATCAGCGATATCGCGCTTCCGGCTATCGGCACGGTCTTCGGCACGACTGGCCGATGGGATCGGGACGAGGCTTTCTTCGGATTCACGTCGTTCACTGTGCCGCCCAGCATCTATCGCGTGGAGCTCGCGCCGATACATATCGAGACGAAGCCAGCCGAGCCTTCTGCCTCCGCTGTCGGCATGACTTTGCTCTGGACTAAAGTCGACGCGCCGTCAATTCGTCCCGATGGCTACAGCGTGAAGCAGGAGTGGTTCAACTCGAAGGACGGGACGCGCGTGCCGATGTTCGTTGTGCACAAAAACGGTCTACCGAAGAACGGGAAGAATCCTACGCTCCTCACAGCCTACGGAGGCTTCAACGTAAGTCTCACGCCCAGCTTCAGCCGCACCGCCTATCTCTGGATGGAGCACGGCGGCATCTACGCCGTGGCCAACCTGCGCGGCGGCGCCGAGTTCGGCGAGGACTGGCATCGCGCGGGCATGCTCGAGAAAAAACAGAACGTGTTCGATGACATGATCGCCGCCGCCGAGCACCTGATCGCCGAAAAATATACCGACAAGAATCATCTGGCGATTCAAGGCGGATCGAATGGCGGCTTGCTGATGGGCGCGATGATCACGCAGCGGCCTGACCTGTTTCGCGCCGTGGTCTGCCAGGTGCCGCTGCTCGACATGCTGCACTATCAAGATTTCCAGATCGCGAAATTGTGGATCCCGGAATATGGGACGTCGGAAAATGCCGAGCAGTTCAAGTGGCTCTACGCCTACTCGCCGTACCACCACGTGAAGGCGGGCACGGAGTATCCCGCAGTGTTATTTATGACGGCGGATACCGATACGCGCGTCGATCCGATGCACGCGAAGAAGATGGCGGCGGAGATGCAGGCTGAGGCAAAGAATGGGACGAGTAAGACGCGGCCGATTTTGTTACGGATTGAGAGTAAGGCGGGGCATGGGGCGGGGAAGCCGGTGACGAAGCAGATTGAGGAGTATACGGATGTTTATTCGTTTTTGTTTTGGCAGTTGGGGGTGAGGGAGGCGTCGTTGGTCGGTGGTCGTTAG
- a CDS encoding APC family permease yields the protein MNILDLVVGKPIRTSDERAEQIGPVQGIPIFGLDGLSSAAYGPEAALSLLIPLGLLGVRYIVPVSAAIITLLIIVYFSYRQTIEAYPSGGGSYTVARFNLGAPAGLLAAAALLADYILTAAVGISAGVGALVSAVPSLLPHMVGLCIGILIVITILNLRGLREAGTAFAVPTYLFVGTLLITIVAGVIKVLVSGGHPTPVVNLPAPPRMTEAVTYWLLLKVFASGCTALTGVEAVSNGVKAFREPTVKNAQRTLTVIIFLLAVLLAGISYLVKTYGISATDPGAPGYQSVLSMLTAAVFGKGIFYYLTMGAILVVLSLSANTAFADFPRLCRAIAQNNYLPHVFGYRGRRLVYTYGIVVLAVLCGGVLILFGGVTDRLIPLYAVGAFLAFTLSQAGMVIHWHKKRGPHWVKSAFVNGLGATVTGITTVVVLVAKFAEGAWITLLFIPLTIVLFALVRRHYHYVKQLTTCKVPVDAEGLAQQPIAVIAIDRWSNISRQGIEFAARLSSEVIALHVEPNEHSELLEDDWAEYVDRPFRLAGKNPPQLHLLPSPYRFVIIPVVQFVLDLSKKNPGRNIVVVIPELVEDRWYEYFLHNQRGRLLEWVLLARGNERIFTVSAPWYIRHQG from the coding sequence ATGAACATCCTTGATCTCGTAGTCGGAAAGCCGATCAGAACCAGCGACGAACGCGCCGAGCAGATCGGCCCGGTGCAAGGCATCCCGATCTTCGGACTCGACGGCCTCAGTTCCGCCGCCTACGGCCCGGAGGCCGCACTCAGCCTGCTGATTCCGCTCGGACTGCTTGGCGTTCGCTATATCGTTCCTGTCAGCGCCGCCATCATCACGCTGCTCATCATCGTTTATTTTTCTTATCGCCAGACCATCGAAGCCTATCCTTCCGGCGGAGGCTCTTATACCGTTGCGCGCTTCAACCTCGGCGCGCCCGCAGGCCTGCTCGCCGCCGCCGCGCTTCTCGCGGACTACATTCTCACCGCCGCCGTCGGCATCTCCGCCGGAGTTGGCGCATTAGTCTCTGCGGTTCCCTCGTTGCTGCCGCACATGGTTGGCCTCTGCATCGGTATTCTCATCGTCATCACAATTCTTAATCTGCGAGGCTTGCGGGAAGCCGGAACGGCCTTCGCCGTCCCCACCTATCTTTTCGTCGGCACTCTGCTCATCACCATCGTCGCCGGAGTCATCAAAGTTCTCGTCAGCGGAGGCCATCCCACGCCAGTGGTCAATCTCCCGGCCCCGCCGCGCATGACTGAAGCCGTCACCTACTGGCTGCTGTTGAAAGTATTCGCCAGCGGATGCACCGCCCTCACCGGCGTAGAAGCCGTCAGCAACGGCGTTAAGGCCTTCCGCGAACCGACGGTCAAAAATGCCCAGCGCACACTCACCGTAATCATTTTTCTTTTGGCTGTATTGCTGGCGGGAATTTCTTATCTCGTCAAAACTTATGGCATCTCTGCTACCGATCCCGGCGCGCCCGGCTACCAGAGCGTGCTTTCCATGCTGACCGCTGCGGTGTTCGGGAAAGGAATTTTCTATTATCTGACCATGGGCGCGATCCTTGTCGTGCTCTCGCTCTCGGCCAACACTGCCTTCGCCGATTTCCCACGCCTGTGCCGCGCCATCGCCCAGAACAATTATCTGCCGCACGTCTTCGGCTATCGCGGACGCCGCCTCGTCTATACCTACGGCATCGTCGTTCTCGCGGTCCTGTGCGGTGGCGTGCTGATTCTTTTCGGCGGCGTCACCGACCGGCTTATTCCCCTCTACGCAGTTGGCGCTTTTCTCGCCTTCACCCTCTCGCAAGCCGGCATGGTCATCCACTGGCACAAGAAACGCGGCCCGCATTGGGTAAAGAGTGCATTCGTCAACGGACTCGGCGCGACCGTCACCGGCATCACGACAGTCGTCGTGCTGGTCGCAAAATTCGCCGAAGGCGCGTGGATCACTCTATTATTTATTCCCCTGACGATCGTTCTCTTCGCTCTGGTCCGCCGCCATTATCATTACGTGAAGCAACTGACCACCTGCAAAGTTCCGGTCGACGCCGAAGGCCTTGCCCAGCAGCCCATCGCCGTCATCGCCATCGACCGCTGGAGCAACATCAGCCGCCAGGGCATTGAATTCGCCGCCCGCCTTTCGTCCGAAGTCATCGCCCTGCACGTCGAGCCCAACGAACATTCCGAATTGCTCGAGGATGACTGGGCAGAATACGTCGACCGTCCCTTCCGCCTGGCCGGCAAAAATCCGCCGCAATTACATCTGCTGCCGTCGCCCTACCGCTTCGTCATCATCCCCGTCGTTCAGTTCGTGCTCGACCTGTCGAAGAAAAATCCCGGCCGCAACATCGTCGTCGTCATCCCCGAACTGGTCGAAGACCGCTGGTATGAATACTTCCTCCACAACCAGCGCGGACGCCTGCTCGAATGGGTCCTGCTCGCCCGCGGCAACGAACGCATCTTCACCGTAAGCGCGCCCTGGTACATCCGCCACCAGGGCTAA
- a CDS encoding cytochrome b/b6 domain-containing protein codes for MSTPAANPATPRHAAFVRVTHWITTVCFFALLITGGEIVISHPRFYWGETGNDLTTPLFKIPIPASRNLVPTGYGYTLPDANGWSRYLHFQAAWAVVLVGLLYAVWGLWTGHFRSNLFPAPGERTWNSFSRVIANHLRFKRPDESEASSYNVVQRATYLTVIFVLFPLVIWTGLALSPGFNSAFPAGVNLLGGRQSARTLHFFITILLVLFVIVHVAMIFLAGFTSRMRAMITGNINRGTMVPPKYWRLQK; via the coding sequence GTGTCCACCCCCGCCGCGAATCCCGCAACGCCCCGGCACGCCGCCTTCGTCCGCGTCACGCATTGGATCACGACCGTCTGCTTCTTCGCTCTGCTCATTACCGGAGGCGAGATCGTCATCTCGCACCCGCGTTTCTATTGGGGAGAAACCGGCAACGATCTCACGACTCCGCTGTTCAAGATTCCGATTCCCGCGTCCAGGAATTTGGTTCCCACCGGCTACGGCTACACGCTGCCCGACGCGAATGGATGGAGCCGCTATCTGCACTTTCAGGCGGCGTGGGCCGTGGTGCTGGTCGGCCTGCTGTATGCCGTCTGGGGATTGTGGACCGGCCACTTTCGCAGCAATCTGTTTCCTGCGCCGGGCGAGAGAACGTGGAATTCTTTCTCGCGCGTGATCGCGAATCATCTACGTTTCAAGCGCCCGGACGAATCCGAAGCATCTTCTTATAACGTTGTGCAGCGCGCAACATATCTCACCGTGATCTTCGTTCTGTTTCCGCTCGTGATCTGGACCGGACTCGCGCTGTCGCCCGGGTTTAACTCCGCGTTTCCCGCAGGCGTCAATCTGCTCGGAGGCCGCCAGTCCGCGCGCACGCTTCATTTTTTCATCACGATATTGCTTGTGCTGTTCGTCATCGTCCACGTCGCCATGATATTTTTGGCCGGATTCACCAGTCGCATGCGGGCGATGATCACTGGAAACATAAATAGAGGAACGATGGTTCCCCCGAAGTATTGGCGATTGCAGAAATGA
- a CDS encoding alkaline phosphatase family protein: MFGKTHRKILRKLPTLFIALTTLVCLQVSIALADGNVKKVNHIIIVMQENHSFDNYFGALAYAPGSPYHNGNGSCASSDHTCVDGLTCTLNGTTWNCTNSNLDDDGSTVNAFKATSRCVIPDLDHSWLGTHNEMNFESPNKTLTNPLSDGFVRQNDLTEQIDNGENPTDDQTISFYNQDDLPFYYGLAQNFAISDRQFAAVLGPTFPNRSYLMTATSFGHLTTDDTIPPIVGYKPITGTIFDKLDSHGISWADYFEDVTQDDSFRPFDLAHNLPLATFFLQAAGIGTLPQVSFVDPNFGTLGNALEDDEHPPTDIQRGQYHVSNVINAVRNGPFWKDSIIFVLYDEHGGFYDHAKPPRAPQNGARTPDGIFPGQCEDLSFPPFSEQPGGGAECSWNFVSTTDTTLLDAEALCPELTSDPTGPFPASCAAFDQLGVRVPLIAVSPFSKPSYVSHTVGDHTSLLALIEKRFLSSTTTVHLTKRDQYANDLEGMFDFDHSPSLNTAVGSAQPPQNDCTPAPTPGERKVR, encoded by the coding sequence ATGTTTGGAAAAACGCATCGAAAAATACTTCGCAAGTTGCCCACCTTATTTATTGCCCTCACAACCTTGGTTTGTTTGCAGGTTTCAATCGCGTTGGCCGACGGTAATGTGAAAAAGGTCAACCACATTATTATCGTGATGCAGGAAAACCATTCGTTCGACAATTATTTTGGAGCGCTGGCGTATGCGCCAGGGAGTCCGTATCACAATGGCAATGGGTCGTGCGCGAGCAGCGACCACACTTGCGTCGATGGCCTGACCTGCACGCTGAACGGCACCACATGGAATTGCACGAACTCCAATCTCGACGACGACGGTTCAACCGTCAACGCCTTTAAAGCAACCAGTCGCTGCGTGATACCCGACCTGGATCATTCGTGGTTGGGAACGCACAACGAGATGAATTTCGAGAGCCCAAACAAGACGCTGACGAATCCGTTGAGCGACGGCTTCGTGCGGCAGAACGATCTCACCGAGCAGATTGACAACGGAGAGAATCCCACCGACGACCAGACTATTTCGTTTTACAACCAGGATGATCTGCCGTTTTATTACGGGCTGGCGCAGAATTTTGCGATCAGCGATCGTCAGTTCGCAGCGGTTCTGGGGCCGACCTTTCCGAACCGGTCTTATCTGATGACGGCCACGTCGTTCGGGCATCTGACGACCGACGACACCATTCCGCCGATCGTTGGGTATAAACCGATTACGGGCACGATCTTCGATAAGCTCGACAGTCACGGCATTTCCTGGGCCGATTATTTTGAGGACGTCACGCAAGACGACAGCTTCCGGCCGTTCGATCTGGCGCATAATCTGCCGCTGGCCACTTTTTTTCTACAGGCGGCGGGAATTGGGACGTTGCCGCAAGTATCGTTCGTGGACCCGAACTTCGGAACCCTCGGCAACGCGCTGGAGGATGACGAGCACCCGCCCACCGACATTCAGCGCGGGCAGTATCACGTGTCGAATGTGATCAACGCGGTGCGCAATGGGCCATTCTGGAAAGACTCGATCATTTTTGTTTTATACGACGAGCATGGCGGGTTTTACGATCATGCCAAGCCTCCGCGGGCGCCGCAGAATGGCGCGCGCACGCCGGACGGAATTTTTCCCGGACAGTGCGAGGATCTTTCGTTTCCGCCTTTCAGCGAGCAGCCCGGCGGGGGAGCGGAATGTTCGTGGAATTTCGTCAGCACGACCGACACCACGCTACTGGATGCGGAGGCTTTGTGTCCTGAGCTGACCAGCGATCCGACCGGGCCATTTCCCGCGAGCTGCGCCGCGTTCGATCAGCTCGGAGTGCGGGTGCCGCTGATCGCGGTATCGCCGTTCTCGAAACCGTCGTATGTTTCGCACACGGTGGGAGATCATACGTCGCTGCTGGCGTTGATCGAGAAGCGCTTCCTGTCGTCGACCACGACTGTGCACCTCACCAAGCGTGACCAGTACGCCAACGATCTGGAAGGGATGTTCGACTTCGACCATTCGCCTTCGCTGAACACTGCCGTGGGTTCGGCGCAGCCGCCGCAAAATGACTGCACTCCGGCGCCGACGCCGGGGGAACGGAAAGTACGATAG